From Bacillus basilensis, a single genomic window includes:
- a CDS encoding S1 domain-containing RNA-binding protein, with product MSIEVGSKLQGKVTGITNFGAFVELPEGLTGLVHISEVADNYVKDINDHLKVGDQVEVKVINVEKDGKIGLSIKKAKEREKTEGDRPRGEYQRGGDQQRSGRPQRNNRSFNRDNRGGGNDRAPKETFEQKMARFLKDSEDRLTSLKRNTESKRGGRGARRG from the coding sequence ATGTCAATCGAGGTAGGCAGCAAGTTACAGGGTAAAGTAACAGGTATTACAAATTTTGGGGCTTTTGTGGAGCTGCCAGAAGGCTTAACGGGTCTAGTTCATATTAGTGAAGTTGCTGATAATTATGTGAAAGATATTAACGATCACTTAAAAGTGGGCGACCAAGTAGAAGTAAAAGTTATTAACGTTGAAAAAGATGGTAAGATCGGTCTATCTATTAAAAAAGCGAAAGAGCGTGAAAAAACAGAAGGAGATCGTCCACGTGGTGAATACCAACGCGGTGGCGATCAACAACGTTCTGGACGTCCACAACGTAATAATCGTTCTTTCAACAGAGATAACCGTGGCGGTGGTAACGACCGAGCTCCAAAAGAAACATTCGAGCAAAAAATGGCACGTTTCTTAAAGGATAGCGAAGATCGCTTAACTTCTTTAAAACGTAACACAGAATCTAAACGTGGTGGCCGTGGCGCACGTCGCGGATAA
- the spoIIE gene encoding stage II sporulation protein E: protein MPKAGRNTMNTSALAMNESQLGAVKWTSKLRMKFEQVFFRWGFIIVVIGFLLGRAYILTNILPFALPFFAAVYVMKRDKMPLAFLALMGGALSVSIDNLFFTFASIFTFFIYNIFFSRFTRKTVGLVPFQVFISALTAHLVVVYFAQQTVTMYDLLVSTIEAGLSFVLTMIFLQSVPLLVERKGKQQALETEEIVCLIILLASVLTGTTDWFVYDASIQHIFTRYLVLVFAFIAGAATGSTVGVVTGLILSLANVSSLSQLSLLAFSGLLGGLLKEGKRLGVSLGLLIGTSLITLYVDKQTNIVTTLIESGVAIAFFLLTPKLVMDRIAKFMPGTQEHSQDQQQYLRRMRDVTANKINQFANVFAALSNSFSVYGYVEEEDKETEADLFLSTITAKTCQTCFKKDQCWVVNFDKTYDYMKQIMSETEEGTLQHNRKLVREWDKHCVRGKKVTDLVAGELDHFYEGQKLRKQMKENRRIVAEQLLGVSKVMEDFAKEIQRERENHQVQEEQILQAFRDFGVEIEHVDIYCLDRGSIDIEMLIPVASNEHGECEKLVAPMLSDILKENIVVKHEEKSSYPNGHSLISFGSAKTYSLDTGLATAAKGGGFVSGDSYAMMDLSVGKYALAISDGMGNGQRAHMESKETVKLLQKILQSGIDEEIAIKSINSILSLRTTEEMFTTLDLAMVDLRDANAKFLKIGSTPSFVKRANNILKIEASNLPMGIIEDVEVDVVGEQLKTGDILIMMSDGIFEGAQHVENHELWMKRKIKELQTEDPQEIADIIMEEVIRSCDGYINDDMTIVVAKVKKNMPKWATIPIVGVQAQ from the coding sequence ATGCCTAAAGCAGGAAGGAATACTATGAATACAAGTGCATTGGCAATGAATGAGAGTCAGCTTGGAGCAGTAAAGTGGACGAGTAAGTTGCGAATGAAGTTTGAGCAAGTTTTCTTTAGATGGGGATTTATTATTGTTGTTATTGGTTTTCTTTTGGGACGAGCATATATATTAACAAACATTTTACCGTTTGCACTACCGTTTTTTGCTGCTGTTTATGTTATGAAGCGGGATAAAATGCCGCTCGCGTTCTTGGCTCTAATGGGAGGCGCACTTTCAGTTTCGATAGATAATTTATTCTTTACCTTTGCATCTATTTTTACTTTCTTCATTTATAATATCTTCTTTAGTCGATTTACACGTAAAACTGTTGGTCTTGTTCCATTCCAAGTATTTATCTCCGCATTAACCGCACATTTAGTTGTCGTATATTTTGCACAACAAACCGTCACCATGTACGATTTGCTAGTTAGTACGATTGAGGCAGGGCTTAGCTTCGTATTAACTATGATATTTTTACAAAGCGTTCCGCTTTTAGTAGAAAGAAAAGGTAAACAGCAAGCGTTAGAGACAGAAGAAATCGTTTGTTTAATTATATTACTAGCATCTGTTTTAACGGGTACAACAGATTGGTTTGTATATGATGCTTCTATTCAACATATTTTTACTAGGTATTTAGTGCTCGTGTTTGCATTTATCGCGGGGGCCGCTACAGGATCTACAGTGGGGGTTGTAACTGGATTAATATTAAGTTTAGCCAATGTCTCCAGCTTATCTCAACTTAGTCTGTTAGCCTTTTCTGGGTTGCTTGGTGGTTTATTAAAAGAAGGGAAGCGCTTAGGTGTTAGTTTAGGTTTATTAATTGGGACGAGCTTGATTACGTTATATGTAGACAAGCAAACAAACATTGTGACAACCTTAATTGAATCTGGTGTGGCGATTGCTTTCTTCTTATTAACACCGAAACTTGTTATGGATCGTATTGCTAAATTTATGCCAGGCACACAGGAACATTCGCAAGATCAACAACAGTATTTAAGAAGGATGCGTGATGTTACAGCGAATAAGATTAATCAATTTGCCAATGTATTTGCTGCTTTATCTAATAGCTTTTCTGTATATGGATATGTCGAGGAGGAAGATAAAGAGACAGAGGCAGATTTGTTCTTAAGTACAATTACTGCAAAAACATGTCAAACATGCTTTAAAAAGGACCAATGCTGGGTAGTTAACTTCGACAAAACGTATGATTATATGAAACAAATAATGAGCGAAACGGAAGAGGGGACGTTGCAGCATAATCGGAAGTTAGTTCGTGAATGGGACAAGCATTGTGTGAGAGGGAAGAAAGTGACGGATTTAGTAGCGGGCGAATTAGATCACTTTTATGAGGGGCAAAAATTACGAAAACAAATGAAGGAAAATCGTAGAATAGTAGCAGAGCAACTATTAGGTGTATCAAAAGTTATGGAAGATTTCGCTAAGGAGATACAAAGGGAACGAGAAAATCATCAAGTACAGGAAGAACAGATTCTGCAAGCGTTTCGTGATTTTGGTGTAGAAATAGAGCATGTTGATATTTATTGTTTAGATAGAGGGAGTATTGATATTGAAATGTTGATTCCAGTTGCATCTAATGAACATGGGGAATGTGAAAAGTTAGTTGCGCCGATGCTTTCTGATATTCTAAAGGAAAACATTGTTGTTAAACATGAAGAAAAATCTTCTTATCCGAACGGCCATAGCTTAATATCATTTGGTTCAGCAAAAACGTATTCTCTTGATACAGGCTTGGCCACAGCTGCAAAAGGCGGTGGGTTTGTTTCGGGTGATTCTTACGCGATGATGGATTTAAGTGTTGGTAAATATGCGCTTGCAATTAGTGATGGTATGGGAAATGGGCAAAGAGCTCATATGGAGAGTAAAGAAACGGTAAAATTATTACAAAAAATACTTCAATCAGGCATTGATGAGGAAATAGCGATTAAGTCTATCAATTCTATTCTTTCCTTAAGAACAACAGAAGAGATGTTTACGACGTTAGATTTAGCTATGGTAGATTTGCGGGATGCGAATGCGAAATTTTTAAAGATTGGATCGACGCCGAGTTTTGTTAAACGCGCAAATAATATTTTGAAAATTGAGGCAAGTAATCTACCAATGGGGATTATTGAGGATGTTGAAGTTGATGTAGTGGGTGAACAATTAAAAACGGGCGATATTCTTATTATGATGAGCGATGGGATTTTTGAGGGAGCACAACATGTGGAGAATCACGAACTATGGATGAAGCGGAAAATTAAAGAGTTACAAACCGAAGATCCGCAAGAAATTGCTGATATCATCATGGAAGAGGTGATTCGCTCTTGTGATGGTTATATAAATGACGATATGACCATTGTTGTGGCGAAAGTGAAGAAAAATATGCCGAAGTGGGCTACGATTCCAATTGTAGGAGTGCAGGCACAATAA